The Micromonospora violae DNA segment CCGGCGGTACAGGTCGATCAGCCCGTCCTTCGTCTCGTCCTCCCGGGCGTACCAGTCGGCCTGGGGGTCCTCGTCGAACGCCGCCATCGGGACCAGCTCGTCGGGCGTCGGGAACTCGCGGCCGAAGGTGGGCCCGAAGTAGCCGGCCTCCACGTTGAGGCAGTGCTTGAGGAGGCCCAGCAGGTTGTTGCCGGTCGTCGTGCGGGGCAGTCTGACCTCGCGTTCGCTGAGCCCGTCGAGCTTCCAGATGAGGTCGTCCCGGGTTCCCTGGAGGTAGGCGCGCAGCGCGGCCTTCGGATCGCTCAGGT contains these protein-coding regions:
- a CDS encoding DinB family protein; the protein is MAADLSDPKAALRAYLQGTRDDLIWKLDGLSEREVRLPRTTTGNNLLGLLKHCLNVEAGYFGPTFGREFPTPDELVPMAAFDEDPQADWYAREDETKDGLIDLYRRVGAFADETIEELPLDAPGRVPWFRPGTQDVTLQRIIIHVTCDLARHAGQADIMREQHDMAIGLRQDSSIIPEDYDWPAYVSKLTKLADRFA